One stretch of Urocitellus parryii isolate mUroPar1 chromosome 12, mUroPar1.hap1, whole genome shotgun sequence DNA includes these proteins:
- the Mrpl19 gene encoding large ribosomal subunit protein bL19m, with product MAASTLGGCGAAMALAQSFRAARALFPAPASVACGVRAGPGRQQSTGPSKPGEFRPPPKPVIVDKRRPPDQDRRFLSPEFIPPRGRTNPLKFQVERKDMLERRKVLHIPEFYVGSILRVTTADPYASGKISQFLGICIHRSGKGLGATFILRNTIEGQGVEICFELYNPRIHEIQVIKLEKRLDDSLLYLRDALPEYSTFDMNMKPVTLESSKEIPVNMVKVKMKPKPWSKRWERPYFNIKGIRFDLCLTEEQMKEAQKWSQPWLEFDMMREYDTSKIEAAIWEEIEASKTS from the exons ATGGCCGCCTCCACCTTAGGTGGTTGTGGGGCTGCCATGGCCTTGGCCCAGAGCTTCCGAGCCGCCAGGGCGCTGTTCCCTGCACCTGCCTCTGTGGCCTGCG GGGTCCGCGCGGGGCCCGGCCGGCAGCAGAGCACTGGGCCTTCCAAGCCCGGCGAGTTCCGGCCGCCACCGAAACCGGTCATTGTGGATAAGCGCCGACCCCCGGACCAGGACAGGAG GTTCTTGAGTCCTGAATTCATTCCTCCAAGGGGAagaacaaatcctctgaaatttcaagtagaaagaaaagatatGTTAGAAAGGAGAAAAGTACTCCACATTCCAGAGTTCTATGTTG GAAGCATACTTCGTGTTACTACAGCTGACCCATATGCCAGTGGAAAAATCAGCCAGTTTCTGGGTATTTGCATCCATAGATCAGGAAAAGGACTTGGAGCTACCTTTATTCTTAGGAATACTATTGAAGGACAAG gtGTCGAGATTTGCTTTGAACTGTATAATCCTCGAATCCATGAGATCCAAGTGATCAAATTAGAGAAACGGCTGGATGATAGTTTGCTTTACCTACGAGACGCCCTTCCTGAATACAGCACTTTTGATATGAATATGAAGCCAGTAACACTAGAGTCTAGCAAAGAAATTCCTGTTAATATG gTCAAAGTAAAAATGAAGCCTAAGCCTTGGTCCAAACGCTGGGAACgtccatattttaatattaaaggaaTCAGATTTGATCTTTGTTTAACTGAAGAACAGATGAAAGAAGCTCAGAAGTGGAGTCAACCATGGCTTGAGTTTGATATGATGAGGGAATATGACACTTCAAAAATTGAAGCTGCAATATGGGAAGAAATTGAAGCATCAAAAACGTCCTGA